Proteins encoded within one genomic window of Bdellovibrio bacteriovorus:
- a CDS encoding ATP synthase F0 subunit B yields the protein MDIFGQLGINTTAAFQFVLFAIALIFLSKVVFAPYAHALDERQRRTKGGEDLALEYQNKSVELQTEYETKTRDLNSQIKSIVDAAKSQANKDYEALVAKARSESEQLVQSNRTKITSAVQAAASELKTQTSAVAMAITTKLLK from the coding sequence ATGGACATTTTTGGACAATTAGGTATCAATACCACAGCAGCCTTTCAGTTTGTTCTTTTTGCTATTGCTTTGATCTTTCTAAGCAAAGTCGTGTTCGCACCATATGCACACGCTTTGGACGAAAGACAAAGAAGAACAAAGGGGGGCGAAGATCTTGCTCTTGAATATCAAAATAAATCCGTAGAGTTACAAACAGAGTACGAAACAAAAACTCGTGACCTGAACTCTCAGATTAAGAGCATCGTGGATGCTGCAAAATCTCAAGCAAACAAAGACTATGAAGCTCTTGTTGCTAAAGCTCGTTCTGAATCAGAACAGCTTGTTCAATCCAATCGCACAAAAATCACATCTGCAGTTCAAGCAGCAGCGTCTGAGTTAAAAACTCAAACAAGTGCTGTGGCGATGGCAATTACTACTAAGTTGTTAAAATAA
- a CDS encoding bactofilin family protein yields the protein MAVAFPPSLQEDLLSGHVTAILDQGTHFEGKLSFEGTVQIGGDFKGEIFTKDTIVINEGAFVTAQIEADTIVISGRVEGNLFARRRVIMHPPAVFKGTVTSPSLRIDEGVVFEGASYMPKS from the coding sequence ATGGCAGTAGCATTTCCTCCGTCATTACAAGAAGATCTCCTCTCTGGTCATGTCACTGCGATTCTTGACCAGGGTACGCATTTCGAAGGAAAGCTCAGCTTCGAGGGCACCGTGCAAATCGGTGGGGATTTTAAGGGGGAAATCTTTACTAAAGATACCATCGTTATCAATGAGGGCGCTTTTGTAACCGCCCAAATTGAGGCTGATACTATAGTTATTAGTGGCCGGGTTGAGGGAAATCTCTTTGCCCGCCGCAGAGTTATTATGCACCCACCCGCTGTGTTTAAAGGCACGGTGACAAGCCCTAGTTTGCGTATCGATGAAGGGGTTGTTTTCGAGGGTGCGTCCTATATGCCTAAGTCTTAG
- a CDS encoding ParB/RepB/Spo0J family partition protein, with product MSDFAVESSNKKKGLGRGLGSLLGGPAPTEIPAKTPSASAPAGATASNNVATSSTPTAPVSSQQATPVAPPVDPESKIWKVGIDKLSPGKYQPRTSFEKEPLQELSQSIKENGILQPIVARRTTAGKLEIVAGERRWRAAQLAGLHEVPVILKNYDDKQALELAIVENIQREDLNPIEEAEGYSRLITEFKLSQQQVAEKVGKDRATVANAVRLLSLSEEIKNMISENTLSVGHAKVLLALPDPKKQLEFAKKVVNEKIAVRKLEKMVQAVVKGTEEKEEPVSFDSNVTQRLIAGLGDELQKILGTKVNIDYSNSKGKISIHFYSDDELTNLVDRLKEGWQ from the coding sequence ATGTCTGATTTTGCTGTTGAATCTTCAAACAAAAAGAAGGGTTTGGGTCGCGGCCTAGGCTCTTTATTGGGTGGACCTGCTCCGACAGAAATTCCAGCCAAAACTCCTTCGGCATCAGCTCCGGCTGGTGCGACAGCATCTAATAATGTAGCAACTTCATCAACACCCACTGCTCCTGTGAGCTCTCAACAAGCGACACCCGTCGCCCCTCCCGTAGATCCTGAGAGCAAAATCTGGAAAGTGGGAATTGATAAACTTTCTCCAGGTAAGTATCAGCCGCGTACTTCATTTGAAAAAGAGCCGCTTCAAGAGCTGTCTCAGTCTATTAAAGAGAATGGAATTCTTCAGCCGATCGTGGCTCGTCGTACGACGGCAGGAAAACTTGAAATCGTAGCCGGTGAACGTCGCTGGAGAGCGGCTCAGCTTGCGGGACTTCATGAGGTTCCAGTTATCCTTAAGAATTACGATGACAAACAAGCCCTTGAGTTGGCGATTGTTGAGAATATTCAACGTGAAGATTTGAATCCGATTGAAGAGGCAGAAGGTTATTCTCGCCTCATCACAGAGTTTAAATTATCTCAACAGCAAGTAGCTGAAAAAGTAGGTAAAGATCGTGCGACCGTCGCAAATGCCGTGCGCCTTCTTTCTTTATCTGAAGAAATCAAAAACATGATTTCTGAAAACACTTTATCTGTTGGACACGCAAAAGTTCTTTTGGCTTTGCCGGATCCAAAGAAGCAGCTTGAGTTCGCGAAAAAAGTTGTGAACGAAAAAATCGCGGTTCGTAAGCTCGAGAAAATGGTGCAGGCCGTTGTAAAAGGAACAGAAGAAAAAGAGGAGCCAGTTTCCTTTGATTCTAATGTTACGCAACGTTTGATTGCAGGTCTTGGCGACGAACTACAAAAGATCCTGGGCACGAAAGTGAACATTGATTATTCCAACTCAAAAGGTAAGATTAGTATTCACTTCTATTCAGACGATGAACTTACTAACTTAGTAGATAGGCTTAAAGAAGGATGGCAGTAG
- a CDS encoding ParA family protein has translation MAKTICIANQKGGVGKTTTSVNISSALATLGKRVLLIDMDPQGNASSGLGIKRYESQDANSYHVLIGEKTLTEATQNTANGNLKVSTANPDLVGAEIELVDMPHREYRLKQAIATVADQYDFVIIDCPPSLGLITLNALNAADSFLVPLQCEYYALEGLSQLLNTAGLIKKNLNPQLHIEGIVLTMFDSRNNLSHQVVTEIKNHFGDKVFNAIIPRNVRLSEAPSHGQSIFEYDSKSIGATRYLELAKEVIARSVQKTTSEVAPQTEQNAYEGEVNV, from the coding sequence ATGGCAAAAACGATCTGTATAGCTAACCAAAAAGGTGGCGTAGGCAAGACAACGACGTCTGTTAATATCTCTTCTGCCCTGGCTACTCTCGGAAAAAGAGTTCTTTTGATCGATATGGATCCTCAAGGTAATGCTTCGAGCGGTTTGGGTATCAAAAGGTACGAAAGCCAGGATGCGAATAGCTACCACGTACTCATCGGCGAAAAAACTTTGACCGAGGCTACTCAAAATACAGCAAATGGTAACTTGAAGGTATCCACGGCTAATCCTGATCTAGTCGGAGCAGAGATTGAACTTGTTGATATGCCGCATCGTGAATATCGCCTTAAACAAGCGATCGCGACAGTGGCTGATCAATATGACTTCGTGATTATCGACTGCCCACCATCATTAGGTCTAATTACTTTAAATGCTTTGAATGCGGCAGATAGTTTCTTAGTACCACTTCAGTGTGAGTACTATGCACTTGAAGGATTGAGCCAACTTCTAAATACAGCGGGCTTAATCAAAAAGAATTTGAATCCGCAATTGCATATCGAAGGCATCGTTCTAACGATGTTCGATAGCCGTAACAATCTTAGCCATCAAGTCGTGACTGAGATTAAGAACCACTTTGGCGATAAAGTATTTAACGCCATCATTCCAAGAAATGTACGCCTCAGCGAGGCACCGAGCCATGGTCAATCCATCTTCGAATACGACAGCAAATCCATCGGCGCGACAAGATATTTGGAGCTAGCTAAAGAAGTCATTGCGCGTTCTGTGCAAAAAACGACTTCAGAAGTGGCGCCACAGACTGAACAAAATGCTTACGAAGGGGAAGTAAATGTCTGA
- the rsmG gene encoding 16S rRNA (guanine(527)-N(7))-methyltransferase RsmG, whose amino-acid sequence MNNKDQQDAPTIYWRIDEWFPDLSPEVKTRLKAYHEELLKFNRTLSLISPKTVFVADAIHFADSILASQAIHKSNAKIDKIFDLGSGNGFPGLVFAILNPQVQVVLVEVDQKKCEFLSHVASSLKLSNVSVENKTVESLAENSVNFAITRGFANISRTILLARRFMPKGGSLYHLKSEEWGIEVGEIPTQLCSIWTPSLVGEYKLPVGAVKFSVVKTEKIA is encoded by the coding sequence TTGAACAACAAGGATCAGCAGGACGCTCCGACCATATATTGGCGAATTGATGAATGGTTTCCAGATCTAAGTCCTGAGGTTAAGACTCGACTTAAGGCTTATCACGAAGAGCTTCTTAAATTTAATCGTACGCTCAGCTTGATTTCACCGAAGACGGTGTTTGTCGCTGATGCCATTCATTTCGCAGACTCTATCTTGGCGTCGCAAGCAATTCATAAATCAAATGCGAAGATCGATAAGATATTTGATCTTGGAAGCGGTAATGGATTTCCGGGGTTGGTGTTTGCGATTCTGAACCCACAAGTTCAGGTCGTTCTGGTCGAAGTCGATCAAAAAAAGTGTGAGTTCTTAAGTCACGTGGCCTCATCGTTAAAACTCTCGAATGTGTCCGTTGAAAATAAAACGGTGGAGTCTTTGGCGGAAAACAGTGTGAACTTTGCTATCACTCGTGGATTTGCGAATATTTCCCGTACGATTCTTCTTGCTCGTAGATTTATGCCAAAAGGTGGTTCTTTGTACCATTTAAAGAGTGAAGAGTGGGGTATTGAGGTCGGAGAGATTCCAACCCAGCTTTGCTCTATATGGACGCCATCACTTGTGGGCGAATACAAACTTCCAGTGGGAGCGGTGAAGTTTTCGGTCGTTAAAACAGAGAAAATCGCCTAA